From a region of the Listeria monocytogenes ATCC 19117 genome:
- the rimI gene encoding ribosomal protein S18-alanine N-acetyltransferase, giving the protein MSLDEALLFREATVTDLKSIMNVENAAFTVPWTEAAFRNEFIINQYAYYLLAIYKEQVVGYAGVWLVLDEGHITNIAIHPDYQGNHYGEALLREMIRVAKERGVVRMTLEVRVSNDVAQGLYKKLGFQDGAIRKNYYPDTKEDALVMWVDL; this is encoded by the coding sequence GTGAGTTTGGATGAAGCCTTATTATTTCGGGAAGCAACCGTGACTGACTTGAAAAGTATTATGAATGTCGAAAATGCAGCATTCACGGTACCTTGGACGGAAGCAGCTTTTCGGAATGAATTTATTATTAACCAATACGCCTATTATTTACTTGCGATATATAAGGAACAAGTAGTAGGTTATGCGGGTGTTTGGCTCGTTTTAGATGAAGGACATATTACGAATATTGCGATTCATCCAGATTATCAAGGGAATCATTATGGTGAGGCGCTTTTGCGAGAAATGATTCGAGTTGCGAAAGAGCGTGGAGTTGTTCGGATGACGTTAGAAGTTCGCGTATCCAACGATGTAGCACAAGGGCTTTATAAGAAATTAGGATTTCAAGACGGCGCCATTCGGAAAAACTATTATCCGGATACGAAAGAAGACGCGCTAGTGATGTGGGTGGACTTATGA
- the tsaB gene encoding tRNA (adenosine(37)-N6)-threonylcarbamoyltransferase complex dimerization subunit type 1 TsaB yields the protein MILGMDTSSDTMAIALFNEGVVIGEYTTNLKKNHSVRLLPAIAVLMEECGVKPTDLEKIAVAKGPGSYTGLRIGVTVAKTMAWDAGIPIVGISSLALLAENGLYFPGKVVALMDARRSNVYAGVYQASEGEMQSVIADGHIALTELLEQFLSSEEPILFVGTLTEQICVTVTEVLGERAVFAQADYTYSRASSLVKLAENLDGEPADNFVPDYLKLAEAESKWLESRGSE from the coding sequence ATGATACTTGGGATGGATACGTCTTCCGATACGATGGCGATAGCGCTTTTTAATGAAGGTGTCGTTATCGGCGAATATACAACGAATTTGAAAAAAAATCATAGTGTGCGGTTGCTTCCAGCGATTGCTGTTTTGATGGAAGAATGTGGAGTAAAACCTACTGACTTAGAAAAGATTGCTGTAGCAAAAGGTCCAGGGTCTTATACCGGGCTTCGTATTGGTGTAACAGTTGCGAAAACAATGGCTTGGGATGCAGGGATTCCGATTGTCGGGATTTCCTCTTTGGCACTTTTAGCAGAGAATGGTTTGTACTTTCCTGGAAAAGTGGTCGCGTTGATGGATGCGCGCCGTAGTAATGTATATGCGGGCGTTTATCAAGCAAGCGAAGGTGAAATGCAGAGTGTTATCGCGGACGGACATATTGCGTTAACTGAATTACTAGAACAATTCCTGTCTAGCGAGGAGCCCATTTTATTTGTCGGAACCTTAACAGAACAAATTTGTGTGACTGTGACGGAAGTCCTCGGTGAGCGGGCGGTTTTTGCGCAGGCAGATTATACTTACTCACGAGCTAGTTCTCTTGTAAAACTGGCAGAGAATTTAGACGGAGAACCGGCAGACAACTTTGTTCCTGATTATTTAAAACTGGCAGAAGCGGAGAGCAAATGGTTGGAATCGAGGGGTTCCGAGTGA
- the tsaE gene encoding tRNA (adenosine(37)-N6)-threonylcarbamoyltransferase complex ATPase subunit type 1 TsaE — MEFELIMTSERETRLRAKQLGEQLTAGDVILLEGDLGAGKTTFTKGLGEGLLIPQMIKSPTFTIIREYKKGRLPLYHMDVYRLEDASADELGLEEYFYGAGVSVVEWAQFVREDLPEEYLEIQLFHIDENTRKLVVKPVGERYEQLAMEVFGK; from the coding sequence ATGGAATTCGAATTGATAATGACAAGTGAAAGAGAGACAAGGCTTCGCGCAAAACAACTTGGTGAACAATTGACAGCTGGAGATGTGATTTTGCTTGAAGGTGATCTCGGCGCGGGTAAAACTACTTTTACCAAAGGTCTCGGTGAAGGTCTTTTGATTCCGCAAATGATTAAAAGTCCGACATTTACAATCATTCGTGAATATAAGAAAGGACGCTTGCCACTTTATCATATGGACGTGTACCGTTTGGAAGATGCTTCGGCGGATGAACTTGGTTTGGAGGAGTATTTCTACGGAGCAGGTGTAAGCGTGGTTGAGTGGGCGCAGTTTGTTCGCGAAGATTTGCCAGAAGAATACTTGGAAATTCAGCTTTTTCATATAGATGAGAATACGCGTAAATTGGTTGTGAAGCCAGTTGGAGAAAGATATGAGCAACTTGCAATGGAGGTTTTTGGGAAATGA
- the crcB gene encoding fluoride efflux transporter CrcB, producing MLVNFVLVGFGAALGAMLRYGISVLVKSKWKTNFPFATFFINITGSFLLGFLVSSALGPVWQLFLGTGFMGGYTTFSTFKVESMELKWKTNYRVLFSYLGCTYVFGLIAAFLGLMLGV from the coding sequence GTGTTAGTTAATTTCGTACTTGTAGGATTTGGAGCGGCTCTTGGTGCGATGCTACGATATGGAATTTCTGTATTGGTCAAAAGTAAATGGAAAACAAACTTTCCTTTTGCGACTTTTTTTATTAATATTACTGGTTCATTTTTATTAGGTTTTCTTGTTTCCTCTGCTCTTGGACCGGTTTGGCAACTTTTTTTAGGTACAGGATTTATGGGAGGATATACGACTTTTTCTACGTTTAAAGTGGAAAGTATGGAATTAAAATGGAAGACGAATTATCGTGTATTATTTTCTTATCTAGGTTGTACCTATGTGTTTGGCTTAATAGCTGCTTTTCTCGGTTTGATGCTTGGTGTATAA
- the crcB gene encoding fluoride efflux transporter CrcB produces the protein MYFLYVGVFGALGGMCRYAMNLWLGGGDFPSATLAVNLIGCFLLAFLMQFLAEKSRISLVILNGIGTGFIGAFTTFSAFSVDTIQLVQSGAWLFAVSYVLASFIGGLIMVKFGRMLSNKLLNRGEHRVS, from the coding sequence ATGTATTTTTTATATGTAGGGGTTTTTGGCGCATTAGGTGGTATGTGCCGATATGCAATGAACTTGTGGCTTGGTGGCGGGGATTTTCCTTCTGCGACATTAGCAGTTAATTTAATAGGTTGTTTTTTGTTGGCTTTTCTTATGCAATTTTTGGCAGAAAAATCTCGTATTTCATTGGTAATTTTGAACGGGATTGGGACTGGTTTTATTGGCGCGTTTACGACTTTCTCGGCTTTTAGTGTAGACACAATTCAACTAGTGCAAAGTGGCGCATGGTTATTTGCGGTTAGCTATGTGTTAGCTAGTTTCATTGGTGGGCTTATTATGGTGAAGTTTGGGCGGATGCTTAGCAATAAGCTTTTGAATCGAGGTGAGCATCGTGTTAGTTAA
- a CDS encoding GyrI-like domain-containing protein: MTEKKIDFKKEEKKFYAPKRKPERIFVPEMNFLMVDGKGDPDGEAYQKAVQSLYAIAYTIKMSKMGETRLDGYTDFVVPPLEGFWWSEERFDLKDRDAWLWTSILRQPDFVTEEVLEWAKEVAKKKKPDLDTSHVKLVRFEEGECVQMMHIGPFSEEVKTVAEMHQFMETEGLHNDTGAVRKHHEIYLSDPRKVDPEKMKTILRLPVS, encoded by the coding sequence ATGACTGAAAAGAAAATTGATTTTAAAAAAGAAGAGAAGAAATTCTACGCGCCTAAAAGGAAGCCAGAGCGTATTTTTGTTCCGGAAATGAATTTTTTGATGGTGGATGGGAAAGGTGATCCGGACGGTGAGGCGTATCAAAAAGCAGTGCAGTCTCTTTATGCGATTGCGTACACGATTAAAATGAGCAAGATGGGCGAGACGCGTCTGGATGGTTACACGGATTTTGTTGTACCGCCGCTGGAAGGTTTTTGGTGGTCTGAAGAGAGGTTTGATTTAAAGGATAGAGATGCGTGGCTTTGGACATCCATTCTTAGACAACCGGACTTTGTCACCGAAGAAGTGTTGGAATGGGCGAAAGAGGTTGCTAAGAAGAAAAAGCCTGATCTTGATACGAGTCACGTAAAATTGGTTCGTTTTGAAGAAGGAGAATGTGTGCAGATGATGCATATTGGCCCTTTTAGTGAAGAAGTGAAAACGGTCGCGGAAATGCACCAATTCATGGAAACAGAAGGACTTCATAATGATACAGGGGCTGTTCGTAAACACCACGAAATTTATTTGAGTGATCCGCGTAAAGTGGACCCAGAAAAAATGAAGACCATCCTTCGACTTCCAGTGAGTTGA
- a CDS encoding aminoglycoside phosphotransferase family protein gives MDVTQLKMLHNAKVISEINKGFSVDRKYQVDETYLVRVFPIDLLQEREQEFKIIQALDSQTPFVPKAYDFGFIEREGYMIISYLRGEDAEIGMTRLSHSEQLKAGFSAGEILREVHKIPLAIPKMNWLDFQTVKFERKVKELKELEITAFFLTDTEKFVNENIARLKNRPICLQHGDFHPANIILNNKKFVGLIDFNRLEFGDPLFDLAKIGFFTTEVSIPFARGNILGYIDKEEVTDFWNLYALYTAMHITSAVNWAAKNESRNFKKLMDYAAKTVASHDNFQRIVPNWMNEEEFK, from the coding sequence ATGGATGTGACACAACTAAAAATGTTGCATAATGCGAAAGTGATTTCGGAAATAAACAAAGGCTTTTCTGTTGATAGGAAATACCAGGTGGATGAAACTTACCTTGTTCGTGTTTTTCCTATAGATTTACTTCAAGAACGGGAGCAAGAGTTTAAAATAATCCAAGCATTAGATTCTCAAACTCCATTTGTTCCAAAAGCATATGATTTCGGCTTTATCGAAAGAGAAGGCTATATGATTATTAGTTATTTGCGAGGCGAAGACGCAGAAATTGGCATGACCCGTTTATCTCATTCAGAACAGTTAAAAGCTGGTTTTTCAGCAGGGGAAATTTTACGAGAAGTTCATAAAATTCCGCTTGCTATACCAAAAATGAACTGGTTGGATTTTCAAACGGTTAAATTTGAACGAAAAGTGAAGGAATTAAAAGAATTAGAAATAACAGCTTTTTTTTTAACAGACACCGAAAAGTTTGTTAATGAGAATATAGCTAGATTAAAAAATAGACCGATTTGTTTACAACATGGAGATTTTCATCCAGCGAATATTATTTTAAACAACAAAAAGTTTGTGGGGCTAATTGATTTTAATCGGTTAGAGTTCGGCGATCCTTTATTTGATCTAGCTAAAATCGGCTTTTTTACAACAGAGGTCAGTATACCTTTTGCACGAGGAAATATTTTAGGCTATATTGATAAAGAAGAAGTTACGGATTTTTGGAATCTTTACGCGCTTTACACGGCGATGCATATTACTTCGGCTGTTAATTGGGCAGCAAAAAATGAATCTCGTAATTTTAAAAAGTTGATGGATTATGCAGCAAAGACGGTCGCTAGTCACGATAATTTTCAAAGGATAGTGCCGAATTGGATGAACGAGGAGGAATTCAAATGA
- a CDS encoding SpaA isopeptide-forming pilin-related protein — translation MQKKLIGSLFILIVLLIIGSTSEKVQASPTSSNGWQLKWAIKNNDFEDVDIEDYGVDAGTTNVWQVNQKGVEAWGTTNPTGNIEVWQNGNGYNVPAFSGNNFIELNSDGIGPVYQDIRTIPGSNLTWKFSHRGRMGVDTADLLIGSPESQTEVSRVSDGETWGSFEGNYIVPEGQTITRLTFNPISTASGSLTSGNFLDDIQLYINVNGAKIGDVVWYDFNGDGIQQDSEEPAPFVKVDLLTKDGVFKESATTNNIGSYLFTDVLPGDYQVKFTLPNNDFIFSKANQGNDTTLNSKPDKTGIASVNVPNLKSENFDMDAGITTNGKVEIQKFSGDKALSGAVYAIKDNSQSEVAKITTGQNGTGTAEGLSPGKYTATEVTAPLGYQKNPTPKTFTITYGDTNPVKLTFQNVEKTGSITIFKQDEANKKGLANAVFDVKSTDGTTLKKVTTNSKGYALAENLQPGTYVITEATAPPGFEKSTKEIRVTIPFNPQKTINITFSDNKIMVPKKPTPTKGSTVVKVSGETTKITALPQTGDSSNSSTIFIGLLIVVVSGLFVYRRY, via the coding sequence ATGCAAAAAAAATTAATAGGTAGTTTGTTTATTCTAATTGTCTTACTTATTATTGGGAGCACTTCTGAAAAAGTGCAAGCTTCTCCAACATCTTCAAATGGTTGGCAATTAAAATGGGCCATTAAAAATAATGATTTTGAAGATGTTGATATCGAGGATTATGGTGTAGATGCTGGTACGACAAATGTTTGGCAAGTAAATCAAAAAGGTGTAGAGGCCTGGGGAACAACTAATCCAACTGGGAATATTGAAGTATGGCAAAATGGTAATGGATACAATGTGCCTGCTTTTTCTGGAAACAATTTTATTGAATTAAACTCGGATGGTATTGGTCCAGTTTATCAAGACATTCGGACAATCCCAGGTTCCAATTTAACTTGGAAGTTCTCACACCGGGGGCGCATGGGGGTAGACACGGCTGATTTACTTATTGGCTCACCAGAAAGTCAAACCGAAGTGTCGCGAGTTTCTGATGGAGAAACATGGGGGAGTTTTGAAGGGAATTATATAGTGCCTGAAGGACAGACTATCACAAGGCTAACTTTCAATCCTATTTCAACAGCAAGTGGCTCACTTACCAGCGGAAATTTTTTGGATGATATTCAGTTGTATATTAATGTAAATGGCGCAAAAATTGGCGATGTTGTTTGGTACGATTTTAATGGGGATGGTATTCAACAAGATAGCGAAGAACCTGCTCCTTTCGTAAAGGTAGATTTATTAACGAAAGATGGTGTGTTTAAAGAAAGTGCGACCACGAATAATATCGGCTCTTATTTATTCACAGATGTTTTGCCGGGGGACTATCAAGTGAAATTTACCCTACCGAATAATGATTTTATTTTTTCAAAAGCAAATCAAGGCAATGATACGACGCTTAATTCCAAGCCAGATAAAACAGGGATAGCTTCAGTAAATGTACCTAATTTAAAAAGTGAGAATTTTGATATGGATGCGGGAATAACGACGAATGGTAAAGTGGAAATTCAAAAATTTTCAGGAGATAAGGCGCTGAGTGGAGCGGTTTATGCCATTAAAGATAATTCTCAATCAGAAGTGGCGAAAATAACGACTGGTCAAAATGGTACAGGGACAGCGGAAGGGCTGTCACCAGGGAAGTATACAGCAACCGAAGTTACAGCACCTCTTGGTTATCAGAAGAACCCAACACCAAAAACATTCACTATCACGTACGGCGATACAAATCCTGTCAAACTCACTTTTCAAAACGTTGAGAAAACAGGATCAATTACTATTTTTAAACAAGATGAAGCGAATAAAAAAGGTCTAGCAAATGCCGTTTTCGACGTAAAGTCAACAGATGGAACGACATTAAAAAAAGTAACTACAAATAGTAAAGGTTATGCTCTTGCTGAAAACTTACAACCCGGAACTTATGTCATAACGGAAGCAACAGCACCACCTGGCTTTGAAAAATCAACCAAAGAAATTCGCGTAACGATACCATTTAACCCTCAAAAAACTATTAATATTACTTTTAGTGATAATAAAATAATGGTACCTAAAAAACCGACTCCAACAAAGGGAAGTACAGTGGTGAAGGTAAGTGGAGAAACGACAAAAATTACTGCTCTACCACAAACGGGCGATAGTTCAAATAGCTCAACAATTTTTATAGGATTGCTTATTGTCGTAGTTAGCGGGTTATTTGTTTATAGAAGATATTAA
- a CDS encoding helix-turn-helix domain-containing protein encodes MNLIGLRIKNIRKEKQLTLKDVAQGIISVPYLANIENGIKVASLETLIHIARRLEIPEEVLLMSEDEENRALLKELDEIFKLLVCSNPKEIESRLKKIAENVELQHESPAVELSFYCLQVAFYYKTWKFSRAEEVEAKYLKNAEKRVENAFPPQLLSYYYYGQAVKHSHATCNYQLAVEYWEKCVALTDNKNFLTVFHVCICINYICQSIYEPALGHIQQAWDLIKDEEQERFVSILYFYGYIYFQIGFIGEAKYRFKQAQKYFSKYPEAKKIYYFVVQLKMAEIENIEGNETLFHEKITCLYKEIMAYKTTNISFNNNDYLVITELMVIFAEKGFVEEATSLMGLMNTVVERVQELNYFMEYTEILLLYQQDEQVSYEKKMIQLLKKINASNDPALIERVKKHASKHFAKSTKYKMAYDILS; translated from the coding sequence ATGAACTTAATCGGTTTGCGAATTAAAAATATTCGTAAAGAGAAACAGCTGACATTAAAAGACGTAGCGCAAGGAATTATCTCTGTGCCTTATTTAGCAAATATAGAAAATGGTATTAAAGTTGCTTCTTTGGAAACGTTGATACACATAGCAAGAAGGTTAGAAATACCGGAAGAAGTGTTATTGATGAGCGAAGATGAAGAGAATAGAGCACTTTTGAAAGAATTGGATGAGATTTTTAAACTATTGGTTTGTTCTAATCCTAAAGAAATAGAAAGTAGATTAAAGAAAATAGCGGAAAATGTAGAGCTGCAGCACGAATCACCAGCTGTCGAACTTAGCTTTTATTGTTTACAGGTGGCATTTTATTACAAGACTTGGAAATTTTCAAGAGCGGAAGAAGTGGAAGCTAAATATTTAAAGAACGCAGAAAAACGAGTGGAAAATGCTTTCCCGCCCCAATTGCTTTCCTACTATTATTACGGTCAGGCAGTAAAACATTCTCATGCAACGTGTAATTATCAATTAGCAGTGGAGTACTGGGAAAAGTGTGTTGCTCTCACTGATAATAAAAATTTTCTCACTGTTTTTCATGTGTGCATCTGCATTAATTATATTTGCCAAAGTATTTATGAACCTGCACTTGGACATATCCAGCAAGCGTGGGATTTAATAAAGGATGAAGAGCAGGAACGTTTTGTCTCTATTCTTTATTTCTACGGTTACATTTATTTTCAAATTGGCTTTATTGGTGAGGCAAAATACAGATTTAAACAAGCACAAAAGTACTTTTCCAAATATCCAGAAGCTAAAAAAATCTATTATTTCGTCGTTCAGTTAAAAATGGCAGAAATTGAAAATATTGAGGGAAATGAGACGCTATTTCATGAAAAAATAACCTGTTTGTATAAAGAAATAATGGCCTACAAAACGACTAATATAAGCTTTAACAACAACGATTACCTTGTTATAACAGAACTGATGGTTATTTTTGCGGAAAAAGGTTTTGTTGAAGAAGCAACTTCATTAATGGGGCTGATGAATACAGTAGTTGAGCGAGTACAAGAACTGAATTACTTTATGGAATACACCGAAATATTGCTTTTATATCAACAGGATGAGCAAGTAAGTTATGAAAAGAAAATGATACAATTACTGAAAAAAATTAACGCATCAAATGATCCAGCATTAATTGAACGAGTGAAAAAGCATGCAAGTAAACATTTCGCCAAATCAACGAAATATAAAATGGCATACGATATTTTGTCTTAA